A stretch of the Halomonas sp. CH40 genome encodes the following:
- a CDS encoding YjbH domain-containing protein, with amino-acid sequence MTSRNTLALVFILLPAIVNADETSYSSLGGGGIWTMPSARTAPAGSLTLGGHYASPDVHLPLFYQPTEHLELGFRYSQRQPRDGQPRRNYDPQLDIKWRWQDETRYLPAIALGARDIGHNSPFNAEYLVASKRWNAWDFSLGIGWGALGSAGDAEAPFNDLSERWDTRSTPESLEPYKESDWFKGSASVFGGVSYQTPWQPLSLAVEYSGSDTTQWPVGDTREQSSRWQGGLRLALSKPLSVSLGWERGVTLSAGFQYRFDLNQPSTAETAPVPPLPSGPLSWNDTARTLAHHGQIQVHEVYRSGDSLQLNATYTGQEEAASSAYSAANTLLYMHTADEEAPPRQFIYRWERAGMPLREDVYLRSAIGAAQASSTADTQQRHSIYARAALTPQKGTPDYQASREGFEWSLRPLLEQNAGSQTHGYRYRLAALAEARYQLPDKAPLNGWLSAGLDYTLAHNLTRPSTIDPLNDAEPTRSLRGYYAEEPLTLSHLQYNQATPLGNHWFGMAYAGLLETQYAGVGAELLYRPFASPLAWSLNAAHVHQREFDEPFGLRDDNRWTGDATVYLYPGNDDAFLLEAGLHRYLGGDTGVRLAATHQTLSGVSISLSSTFSNAREHTITPTLTLSMPLSLGQASTAPALRWQALDSDSGSVLQRRERLFELTQERRVQGLW; translated from the coding sequence GTGACGTCACGTAACACCTTAGCCTTGGTCTTCATACTGCTACCCGCAATAGTAAACGCCGATGAGACGTCCTACAGCTCCCTGGGCGGCGGCGGCATCTGGACAATGCCCAGCGCACGGACAGCCCCGGCAGGCAGCCTGACACTCGGCGGGCACTACGCATCTCCCGATGTGCATTTACCGCTGTTCTATCAGCCGACTGAACATCTGGAGCTTGGCTTTCGCTACAGCCAACGCCAACCCCGAGATGGCCAACCGCGACGCAACTACGACCCTCAACTGGATATCAAATGGCGCTGGCAGGATGAAACCCGCTACCTGCCAGCTATTGCTTTGGGTGCCCGCGATATCGGCCACAACAGCCCTTTCAATGCCGAATACCTGGTTGCCAGCAAACGTTGGAACGCCTGGGATTTCAGCTTGGGAATTGGCTGGGGGGCACTGGGCAGTGCTGGCGATGCTGAAGCACCGTTCAACGACTTGAGCGAGCGCTGGGACACCCGCAGCACTCCCGAAAGTCTGGAACCCTATAAGGAAAGCGACTGGTTCAAGGGCTCTGCCAGCGTGTTTGGTGGCGTTAGCTACCAGACACCTTGGCAACCATTGAGTTTGGCCGTGGAATACAGCGGAAGCGATACAACGCAATGGCCCGTCGGCGATACACGTGAACAAAGCAGCCGCTGGCAGGGCGGCTTGCGCCTGGCACTGAGCAAGCCGTTATCCGTCAGCCTTGGCTGGGAGCGCGGCGTTACACTCAGCGCGGGCTTTCAGTACCGTTTTGATCTCAACCAGCCTTCTACCGCTGAAACAGCGCCTGTACCGCCTCTACCTAGCGGCCCACTTAGCTGGAATGATACTGCCCGTACCCTGGCACATCATGGCCAAATTCAGGTACATGAGGTCTATCGCAGTGGAGACAGCCTGCAGCTGAATGCGACCTATACCGGTCAGGAAGAAGCTGCTTCTTCCGCCTACAGCGCGGCCAACACCCTGCTTTATATGCACACCGCTGACGAAGAGGCGCCACCGCGCCAATTTATCTACCGCTGGGAACGAGCGGGCATGCCGCTGCGTGAAGACGTCTATCTGCGTAGTGCCATTGGCGCTGCGCAAGCCAGCAGCACAGCAGACACCCAACAACGGCATAGCATCTATGCTCGCGCCGCCCTGACCCCACAAAAAGGCACGCCCGACTACCAGGCAAGCCGCGAAGGTTTTGAATGGTCACTACGTCCTCTGTTAGAGCAGAATGCCGGTAGTCAGACTCATGGCTACCGTTATCGCCTGGCGGCATTGGCTGAAGCACGCTACCAACTACCCGACAAGGCGCCGTTGAACGGCTGGTTGAGTGCAGGGCTGGATTATACCCTGGCGCACAATCTGACACGTCCATCAACTATCGACCCCTTGAACGATGCTGAACCAACACGCAGCCTGCGCGGTTATTACGCCGAAGAACCCCTCACCCTGTCTCATCTGCAATATAACCAGGCAACCCCCTTGGGCAACCACTGGTTTGGCATGGCCTATGCGGGGTTGCTTGAAACCCAGTATGCAGGTGTCGGTGCTGAGTTGCTGTATCGCCCCTTTGCCAGCCCGCTGGCCTGGAGCCTGAATGCCGCCCACGTACACCAACGTGAATTCGACGAACCCTTTGGCTTGCGTGATGACAACCGCTGGACCGGCGATGCCACCGTCTATCTTTACCCTGGCAATGATGACGCCTTCTTGCTTGAAGCAGGGCTGCATCGCTATCTCGGCGGCGACACGGGCGTGCGCCTGGCCGCCACACACCAGACACTCTCAGGGGTGAGCATCAGTCTTTCCAGTACCTTTAGTAATGCTCGGGAACACACTATTACCCCCACCCTGACGTTAAGCATGCCATTGTCGTTAGGCCAGGCATCCACAGCTCCGGCACTGCGCTGGCAAGCACTCGACAGTGACAGCGGCAGCGTTTTGCAACGCCGCGAGCGCCTGTTTGAGCTGACACAGGAACGCCGCGTCCAGGGGTTGTGGTAA
- a CDS encoding molybdopterin-dependent oxidoreductase — protein sequence MANPNVNTSRRRFLKGAAAAGGAATFGVGYADPLLKMAKGVSGSAGEKPQHPIHGNSLAPEYQVDLDSGELTLNPDQRTAFTICYGCTTKCGVRVRIDNTTEKILRVSGNPYHPLSADQHLPMRTPVIDALRSVSAYGDQGQQNRSTACARGNAMMSQLDNPYRVDHCLKRVGGRGERRWQKVSFEQLIEEICEGGDLFGEGRIEGLRAIHDHDTLIDPNNPEYGPKANQLMVMEATDYGRSALLKRFAFNAFGTRNYGHHGSYCGLAFRMGSGAVMNDLGKNAHVKPDIQHAEFIMYIGTAPSQAGNPFKRQGRLIAQARAQGTLDYVVIDPGLNASVSHAADHNRWVPIKPGSDSAFGMAVIQWLLHNDGYNRAFLELPGKAAADAAGEATHSNATHLVIDTPEHPRFGHFLRASDLGRADAGSEFDVPMVVADASLVEAESVMTAELFVDQAVTLADGSDVRVKSSLTLLRDAADEYDLATYASHCGIGADTITELAQRFARHGRRAAVNCHGGMMSGNGFYAAFSVQMLNLLAGNYNMKGGSAVGGGTFNGTGQGPCYDLANFPGKRGPKGVFLSRSRFPYEKSSEYQRKVAAGENPYPAKAPWRSFAPPTLTEHLPSALDGYPYPIKALIGCMANPIYGQAGLETLIADKLKDPKRLGLFVAVDGFINETNRYADYIVPDSVMYEVWGFSGAWKGALGKMTTACWPVVQPRQQKSAEGEPVSLDSFFIAVAKRLGLAGFGDNAIPDADGNLHPLNRAEDYYLRAAANIAFQNEPLPEADESDIAHSGIAPLLGKVERTLKPEERGPVAYLYARGGRFEDFSDHFKGERLTSAWRRTLCIYNETVGTSIDTTSGRHNSGVPRHSLPLMADKTPMREVFNEQEWPLLAFSFKSNLMNSYAIGNERLRMIKPYNPVQMHRQDAERFGIQHGDTIRIESPGGRVVGLALVSESVMPGSLGIEHGYGHRDLGATPHEIDGQSQPDMPWMRAGININDLGFKDPTRNVDGTWLEPISGASVRQGLPVKVSRA from the coding sequence ATGGCTAATCCTAACGTCAACACCTCACGTCGGCGCTTTCTGAAGGGGGCGGCCGCCGCCGGGGGCGCAGCCACCTTTGGGGTGGGTTACGCCGACCCGCTGCTGAAAATGGCCAAAGGTGTCAGTGGCAGCGCCGGGGAAAAGCCCCAGCATCCCATTCATGGCAACTCACTAGCGCCTGAGTATCAGGTTGATCTTGATAGCGGCGAGCTGACCCTTAACCCTGATCAGCGTACCGCCTTTACGATCTGCTACGGCTGCACCACCAAGTGCGGCGTGCGGGTACGTATTGATAACACCACCGAGAAGATTCTCCGCGTCTCCGGCAACCCTTATCACCCGCTTTCCGCGGATCAGCATCTGCCCATGCGTACCCCTGTGATTGATGCCTTGCGTAGCGTCAGCGCCTATGGCGATCAGGGCCAGCAGAACCGCTCCACCGCCTGCGCCCGTGGCAACGCCATGATGAGCCAGCTGGATAACCCTTACCGGGTTGACCACTGCCTCAAGCGGGTGGGCGGACGTGGCGAACGCCGCTGGCAGAAGGTCTCTTTTGAGCAGCTGATCGAAGAAATCTGTGAGGGTGGCGACCTGTTTGGGGAAGGCCGGATCGAGGGCCTCAGGGCCATTCATGATCATGATACCCTGATCGACCCGAATAACCCGGAATACGGCCCCAAAGCCAACCAGCTGATGGTTATGGAAGCCACCGATTACGGACGCTCCGCCCTGCTCAAGCGGTTTGCCTTCAATGCCTTCGGCACTCGCAACTATGGCCACCACGGTTCCTACTGCGGGCTGGCGTTCCGTATGGGATCCGGGGCGGTGATGAATGATCTTGGCAAGAATGCTCACGTCAAGCCGGATATCCAACATGCCGAGTTCATCATGTATATCGGCACCGCGCCCAGCCAGGCCGGTAATCCCTTCAAGCGTCAGGGCCGTTTGATTGCTCAGGCCCGCGCTCAAGGAACTCTGGATTACGTGGTGATTGACCCTGGCCTGAATGCGTCAGTGTCCCACGCGGCTGATCACAATCGCTGGGTGCCCATCAAGCCCGGCAGCGACAGTGCCTTTGGCATGGCAGTGATCCAGTGGCTACTGCATAACGATGGCTACAATCGGGCATTTCTCGAACTGCCCGGCAAGGCGGCCGCCGATGCGGCGGGTGAAGCCACCCATTCCAATGCCACCCATCTGGTGATTGATACCCCGGAACACCCGCGCTTCGGGCATTTTCTGCGCGCCAGTGATCTCGGGCGCGCAGACGCAGGCAGTGAGTTCGATGTGCCCATGGTGGTGGCGGATGCCAGCCTGGTCGAGGCTGAAAGCGTCATGACCGCTGAGCTGTTTGTGGATCAGGCCGTCACCCTGGCCGATGGCAGCGACGTTCGGGTCAAGAGCAGCCTGACCCTGCTGCGCGACGCTGCTGATGAATATGATCTGGCCACCTATGCCAGCCACTGCGGGATTGGCGCAGACACCATTACCGAACTGGCCCAGCGCTTTGCCCGGCATGGGCGCCGGGCGGCGGTCAACTGCCACGGCGGCATGATGTCCGGCAATGGTTTCTATGCAGCTTTCAGCGTACAGATGCTTAATCTCTTGGCGGGCAACTACAATATGAAAGGCGGCAGCGCCGTCGGCGGTGGCACCTTTAATGGCACCGGCCAGGGTCCGTGCTATGACCTGGCCAACTTCCCCGGCAAGCGTGGCCCCAAGGGGGTTTTTCTGTCGCGCTCGCGCTTTCCCTATGAAAAGTCATCGGAATATCAGCGCAAGGTGGCCGCCGGTGAGAACCCTTATCCAGCCAAGGCCCCCTGGCGCTCCTTTGCGCCCCCGACCCTCACCGAGCACCTGCCTTCGGCGCTGGATGGCTACCCCTACCCAATCAAGGCGTTGATCGGCTGCATGGCCAACCCCATCTATGGTCAGGCCGGCCTTGAAACCCTGATTGCCGACAAACTCAAAGATCCCAAACGTCTGGGGCTTTTTGTGGCGGTCGATGGGTTTATCAACGAGACCAACCGCTACGCAGACTACATCGTTCCTGATTCTGTGATGTATGAAGTCTGGGGCTTCTCGGGTGCCTGGAAAGGCGCACTCGGCAAGATGACCACCGCCTGTTGGCCAGTGGTTCAACCACGCCAGCAAAAGTCGGCTGAGGGTGAGCCGGTATCCCTGGACAGCTTTTTCATTGCCGTGGCCAAGCGTCTGGGGCTGGCCGGTTTTGGCGATAATGCCATTCCCGATGCCGATGGCAATCTGCATCCGCTCAACCGGGCAGAAGATTATTACCTGCGCGCTGCGGCCAACATTGCCTTTCAAAACGAGCCACTACCGGAAGCTGACGAATCCGATATCGCTCACAGCGGCATTGCGCCCCTGTTGGGCAAGGTCGAACGCACCCTGAAGCCGGAAGAACGCGGCCCGGTGGCCTACCTCTATGCGCGCGGCGGACGTTTTGAAGACTTCAGCGACCACTTCAAGGGCGAGCGGTTAACCAGCGCCTGGCGCAGGACGCTGTGTATCTATAACGAAACAGTGGGCACCAGCATTGATACCACCAGCGGCCGACATAACAGCGGAGTTCCCCGCCACAGCCTGCCACTGATGGCCGACAAGACGCCCATGCGTGAGGTGTTTAACGAGCAGGAATGGCCGCTGCTGGCGTTCTCATTCAAATCCAACCTGATGAATTCCTACGCCATTGGCAACGAACGGCTGCGCATGATCAAGCCCTACAATCCGGTCCAGATGCATCGCCAGGACGCCGAACGCTTTGGCATCCAGCATGGCGATACTATCCGGATTGAAAGCCCGGGTGGCAGAGTGGTCGGCCTGGCGCTGGTCAGCGAGAGCGTCATGCCTGGCTCACTGGGAATTGAGCACGGTTATGGCCACCGCGACCTGGGCGCTACCCCCCATGAGATTGATGGCCAGTCTCAGCCGGATATGCCGTGGATGCGGGCAGGCATCAATATCAATGACCTGGGGTTCAAGGACCCGACCCGTAATGTAGATGGCACCTGGCTGGAACCGATCAGCGGCGCCAGCGTGCGTCAAGGGCTACCGGTCAAGGTCAGCCGCGCCTGA
- a CDS encoding capsular polysaccharide biosynthesis protein, which translates to MENVTAGYTSQGIRQIGALAAFLPEISRFKRLVPLASKPDIVIGWGLKPTSQRARQYAKRHQLPYLALEDGFLRSLGLGSQGYQPVSMVVDQRGIYYDASRPSDLEELLNHADFSAQELERAEHCIQQLTVHRLSKYNHAPDQPLELPDRPHVLVVDQTAGDASIAYGQANAESFTTMLDAALSQHPDADILIKVHPDVIAGKKSGHFSSAFDHPRCRVIGEDINPWALFDGVEHVYVVTSQLGFEALLADKQVHCFGQPFYAGWGLTHDALDCPRRQRQRSLKEVFAGTYLRYTRYANPYTREASSLEACIDLIADQRRQQERYRGEWLACGFSGWKKRFIGDFLGDQARITYQPELPDTASSDASTSARVLTWASGLKTAPAGSTSRLWKMEDGFVRSVGLGVDLTQPLSLVIDQSGIYYDARQPSDLEQILSQHDFDQHLCQRASRIRQRLVALKLSKYNIKGEQNIDFPANRRIVLVPGQVESDASIACGSPQIQTNAALLAAVRRAEPDALIAYKAHPDVVGGARLGQLPADAHSHYDIDVSQCDISALLERVDAVHTMSSLTGFEALLRGKQVYTHGLPFYAGWGLTQDALNCPRRQRQLSLDALLAGTLIIYPGYVDPATHQLCHIESVITLLEQARLRPRHLTWKQQLYRHYRNLLIGRH; encoded by the coding sequence ATGGAAAATGTTACGGCAGGCTACACTTCACAGGGCATCAGACAGATAGGGGCGTTGGCCGCTTTTTTGCCTGAAATTTCCCGCTTCAAGCGCCTTGTGCCGTTGGCTTCTAAGCCTGATATCGTGATTGGCTGGGGGCTGAAACCGACCAGTCAGCGCGCTCGCCAATACGCCAAACGCCACCAGCTGCCCTATCTGGCCCTTGAAGATGGTTTTTTGCGCTCTCTGGGCCTGGGTTCACAGGGTTATCAGCCGGTCAGTATGGTAGTGGACCAACGCGGTATCTATTACGATGCCTCACGGCCATCGGATCTTGAAGAGCTGCTTAATCACGCTGACTTCTCGGCTCAGGAGCTGGAACGCGCAGAGCACTGCATCCAGCAGCTGACGGTTCATCGACTGTCCAAATATAACCACGCCCCGGATCAGCCCCTTGAACTGCCGGATAGGCCCCATGTGCTGGTGGTCGACCAGACGGCAGGGGATGCCTCTATTGCCTACGGTCAAGCCAACGCCGAAAGCTTCACCACCATGCTCGATGCCGCCCTGTCTCAGCACCCAGACGCGGACATCCTGATCAAGGTGCATCCGGATGTGATTGCAGGCAAGAAAAGCGGCCACTTCAGTAGCGCTTTTGATCACCCCCGCTGCCGGGTGATCGGCGAGGATATCAACCCGTGGGCGCTGTTCGACGGTGTTGAGCACGTCTACGTGGTCACCAGCCAGCTAGGCTTTGAGGCCCTGCTGGCCGACAAACAGGTACACTGCTTTGGCCAGCCCTTCTACGCCGGCTGGGGGTTGACCCATGACGCCCTTGACTGCCCGCGCCGCCAACGCCAGCGCAGCCTGAAAGAGGTTTTTGCTGGCACTTACTTGCGCTATACCCGCTACGCCAACCCTTATACCCGTGAAGCCTCAAGCCTTGAGGCCTGTATTGACCTGATTGCCGATCAGCGCCGCCAGCAGGAGCGTTATCGTGGGGAGTGGCTGGCCTGCGGCTTCTCAGGATGGAAAAAGCGCTTTATCGGCGATTTTCTCGGCGATCAGGCCCGCATTACCTATCAGCCTGAGCTGCCCGACACTGCGTCATCAGACGCTTCAACGTCAGCCCGAGTGCTGACCTGGGCCAGCGGTCTTAAAACCGCCCCGGCAGGCAGCACATCAAGGCTGTGGAAGATGGAGGATGGCTTTGTCCGCTCGGTAGGGCTGGGCGTTGATCTGACTCAACCGCTCTCGCTGGTGATTGACCAAAGCGGCATCTACTACGATGCCCGCCAGCCCAGTGACCTGGAGCAGATTCTCAGTCAACATGATTTTGATCAGCACCTGTGCCAGCGGGCTTCGCGCATTCGTCAGCGGCTGGTGGCGCTGAAGCTATCGAAATACAATATCAAAGGCGAACAGAACATTGATTTTCCCGCCAACAGGCGCATTGTACTGGTGCCTGGGCAAGTTGAAAGTGACGCCTCGATTGCCTGCGGCTCCCCTCAGATTCAGACCAATGCGGCGCTGCTGGCGGCCGTTCGTCGAGCAGAGCCTGATGCCCTGATTGCCTACAAGGCCCACCCGGATGTTGTTGGCGGAGCGCGGCTTGGCCAGCTCCCGGCGGACGCTCACAGCCATTATGATATTGATGTCAGCCAGTGTGATATCAGCGCCCTGCTCGAACGCGTGGATGCCGTGCATACCATGAGTTCACTGACCGGCTTTGAGGCCCTGCTGCGCGGCAAGCAAGTGTATACCCACGGGCTGCCCTTCTATGCCGGATGGGGGCTGACCCAGGACGCGCTTAACTGCCCACGTCGCCAGCGCCAACTGTCTCTGGATGCTCTGCTGGCCGGTACCCTGATCATCTACCCCGGCTATGTCGACCCGGCCACCCATCAGCTGTGCCATATCGAAAGTGTGATCACCCTGTTGGAACAGGCGCGCCTGCGGCCCAGGCACCTGACATGGAAGCAACAGCTTTACCGCCACTACCGCAACTTACTGATAGGAAGACACTAG
- a CDS encoding patatin-like phospholipase family protein, which translates to MTKPASKMIDLALQGGGSHGAITWGVLDRLLEDTRLKISAISGTSAGAMNAVVLADGLQEGGREGARESLHKFWRGVSDAARFSPIQPAPWDWLMGNSSLDHSPSYLLFESLTQLVAPAKLNPLGINPLRDLVAELVDFERVNACRSATVFVTATNVRTGRAKVFSQPEISADTVMASACLPFMFPAVEIDGEAYWDGGYSGNPALFPLVDHRDCQDLIVVQVNPFERQQTPQSARDIINRINEITFNTSLIKELRSIQLLQQLIDTQQLDTERYRSMRIHLIHAEHEVEQLSASSKLNAQWNFVSSLFHQGRRWADQWLDENFDALGQRSTFDLDAVFSDTFRPLERGCGPDDDSGQ; encoded by the coding sequence ATGACTAAACCAGCATCCAAGATGATTGATCTTGCCCTTCAGGGCGGAGGTTCTCATGGTGCGATTACATGGGGCGTGCTCGACAGGCTACTGGAAGACACGCGGCTGAAAATTTCGGCTATCAGTGGTACCAGCGCAGGGGCAATGAACGCGGTGGTATTGGCGGATGGCTTGCAAGAAGGTGGTCGGGAAGGCGCGCGGGAATCACTACATAAGTTCTGGCGGGGAGTGAGCGATGCCGCGCGATTTTCACCTATCCAGCCAGCGCCCTGGGATTGGCTGATGGGCAACAGCAGTCTGGATCATTCGCCGAGCTATCTGCTGTTTGAGAGCCTGACCCAGCTGGTGGCGCCTGCCAAGCTGAATCCTTTGGGAATCAATCCGCTGCGTGACCTGGTGGCCGAACTGGTAGATTTTGAACGGGTCAATGCCTGCCGCAGTGCCACGGTGTTCGTGACGGCCACCAACGTGAGAACCGGGCGCGCTAAGGTGTTCAGTCAACCTGAGATTAGCGCGGATACGGTGATGGCGTCTGCCTGCTTGCCCTTTATGTTTCCGGCCGTTGAAATTGACGGTGAAGCCTACTGGGATGGCGGCTACAGTGGTAATCCGGCGCTGTTTCCATTGGTCGATCATCGCGATTGTCAGGATCTGATCGTGGTTCAGGTTAACCCCTTTGAGCGTCAGCAGACGCCGCAAAGTGCAAGGGATATTATCAACCGGATTAACGAGATCACCTTTAATACCAGCCTGATCAAGGAGCTACGTAGTATTCAGCTGCTGCAGCAACTGATCGACACACAGCAGTTGGACACAGAGCGCTATCGCTCTATGCGCATTCACCTTATTCATGCAGAGCACGAGGTGGAGCAACTCAGCGCTTCAAGCAAACTCAATGCGCAGTGGAACTTTGTTTCCAGCCTGTTTCATCAGGGGCGACGCTGGGCCGATCAGTGGCTGGATGAAAACTTCGATGCCCTTGGGCAGCGTTCAACCTTTGATCTCGATGCTGTATTCAGCGATACCTTTCGTCCGCTGGAAAGAGGCTGCGGCCCCGATGACGATTCAGGGCAATAG
- the chrA gene encoding chromate efflux transporter has product MDDRRAEVTQSADQSVASQGGRKKEVFKAFLLLGLSSFGGPVAHLGYFRHEFVQRRQWLNEKAYADLVALCQFLPGPASSQVGFALGLMRAGPWGAALAWLAFTLPSAILLLVFALGAAWLDGPLAQGLVSGLKITAVAIVAHAVWGMARNLCPDKTRTGIALAGVFAVLLIHGPLGQISAILVGSLAGWLLCREATESLSEPLTFDISRRVGLIALGLFAALLCLLPLAASSAAWLEVVDGFYRSGALVFGGGHVVLPLLEAEVVQSGWVSADEFLTGYGAAQAVPGPLFTFAAYLGALLPEVNPLVGALLALLAIFVPGLLLLVGVLPFWNTFRQWQGAQALMRGANAAVVGILAAALYQPVWTSAIIGPYEFALALSGFLLLSVWKLPAWAVVIVMALGGVVTAF; this is encoded by the coding sequence ATGGATGATCGCAGGGCGGAAGTCACACAGAGCGCTGATCAGAGCGTTGCAAGTCAGGGCGGCCGTAAAAAAGAGGTATTCAAGGCATTTTTACTCTTGGGGCTTAGCTCGTTTGGTGGGCCTGTGGCGCACCTGGGCTATTTTCGTCATGAGTTTGTGCAGCGCCGACAATGGCTAAATGAAAAAGCCTATGCCGATCTGGTCGCGCTGTGCCAGTTTCTGCCCGGGCCTGCCAGTAGCCAGGTCGGTTTTGCACTGGGTTTGATGCGCGCAGGCCCGTGGGGGGCGGCACTGGCCTGGCTGGCCTTTACGCTACCTTCGGCCATCCTGTTGCTGGTATTTGCTCTTGGCGCTGCTTGGCTGGATGGCCCTCTTGCCCAAGGGTTGGTGAGCGGCTTGAAGATAACGGCGGTTGCTATTGTGGCTCATGCAGTATGGGGGATGGCAAGAAACCTGTGCCCGGATAAAACCCGAACGGGAATTGCCCTGGCAGGCGTGTTTGCGGTGCTACTCATCCATGGCCCGCTGGGCCAGATAAGTGCGATTCTGGTCGGCAGCCTGGCGGGGTGGCTGTTATGCCGCGAGGCGACTGAATCGCTGAGTGAACCTTTGACGTTTGATATTTCACGCCGTGTCGGGCTCATAGCGCTGGGGCTTTTCGCTGCCTTGTTGTGTCTTCTGCCACTGGCGGCCAGCAGTGCAGCCTGGCTGGAAGTGGTGGACGGCTTTTACCGTTCGGGGGCGCTGGTATTCGGCGGTGGCCATGTGGTGTTACCGCTGCTGGAAGCGGAAGTGGTGCAGTCAGGCTGGGTAAGTGCGGATGAGTTTCTGACCGGCTATGGGGCCGCCCAGGCGGTGCCAGGGCCGCTGTTTACCTTTGCCGCCTACCTGGGTGCCTTATTGCCAGAAGTTAACCCTCTGGTGGGCGCATTGTTGGCATTGCTGGCCATCTTTGTGCCGGGTTTGCTGTTACTGGTGGGTGTGCTGCCTTTCTGGAATACCTTTCGTCAATGGCAGGGGGCCCAGGCGCTGATGCGCGGTGCCAATGCGGCCGTGGTGGGGATTCTGGCAGCAGCGCTCTATCAGCCTGTGTGGACCAGTGCGATTATCGGGCCCTATGAGTTTGCGCTGGCCCTGAGCGGCTTTCTGCTTTTGAGCGTCTGGAAACTCCCGGCCTGGGCAGTAGTAATCGTCATGGCCCTTGGCGGTGTGGTTACAGCGTTTTGA
- a CDS encoding capsular biosynthesis protein codes for MKSQKRAFLFLQGVCSPFYPRLARRLTDDGHRVVKVNFNAGDLLYWQHTHSKSHLFRGQLDELGDYIQDLWQRYEITDQVLFGDRRPIHRPAVDNAPAAGVRTHVFEEGYFRPFWVTLEREGVNGHSLLPKDPEWFYATGKALPAPQKPVYFKSSFKIRALHDIRYHAAGLANPLVAPHYRNHSPITAPVEYLGYAKRFSQLKAWKRRDAKRIKTLLASGKRFFMLPLQLNTDAQIRDHSPYTNMQEVISDVMTSFARHADSDTLLCIKNHPLDMGLVNYTSAIRALARHLGLEKRIVYLESGDLNLLVKQAAGTVTVNSTVGIVSLEKGCPTHALSDPIYQLPGLTHQGTLADFWHTPTPPNPQLFNYFYRTVMHATQVNGGFYCQPSIDLAVNNATRILEACPSPLEALLP; via the coding sequence TTGAAATCACAAAAACGTGCCTTTCTTTTTCTGCAAGGTGTCTGCTCACCGTTTTATCCGCGCCTGGCGCGACGCCTGACCGATGATGGCCACAGGGTCGTCAAGGTCAACTTCAATGCGGGTGACTTGCTGTACTGGCAGCACACCCATAGCAAGAGCCACCTGTTTCGCGGCCAGCTGGATGAACTCGGCGACTATATTCAGGATCTGTGGCAACGCTACGAGATTACCGACCAGGTATTGTTTGGTGACCGCCGCCCCATCCATCGCCCGGCGGTGGATAATGCACCGGCGGCTGGCGTGCGTACCCATGTGTTTGAAGAGGGTTACTTCCGGCCTTTCTGGGTTACTCTGGAACGAGAAGGCGTTAACGGGCATTCACTGCTACCCAAAGACCCGGAATGGTTTTATGCCACCGGCAAGGCGCTACCTGCACCGCAAAAACCGGTGTACTTCAAATCATCGTTCAAGATTCGTGCCCTGCATGATATCCGCTACCACGCAGCGGGCCTTGCAAACCCCTTGGTGGCGCCCCATTACCGTAATCATTCACCGATTACAGCGCCCGTTGAATACCTCGGCTATGCCAAGCGATTCAGTCAGCTCAAGGCCTGGAAGCGGCGCGACGCCAAACGTATCAAGACGTTATTGGCATCGGGCAAACGCTTTTTCATGCTGCCACTGCAGCTCAATACCGATGCCCAGATTCGTGACCATTCGCCCTACACCAACATGCAGGAAGTCATTAGCGATGTCATGACCTCGTTTGCCCGGCATGCAGATTCAGACACCTTGCTATGCATCAAGAATCACCCGCTGGATATGGGGCTGGTCAATTATACAAGCGCCATCCGCGCACTCGCCCGACACCTCGGCCTGGAAAAACGCATTGTCTACTTGGAATCAGGAGATCTGAACCTGCTTGTTAAACAGGCAGCCGGAACAGTGACCGTTAATAGCACCGTGGGCATTGTCTCTTTGGAAAAAGGCTGCCCAACCCATGCGCTCAGCGACCCCATCTATCAATTACCCGGCTTGACCCACCAGGGCACACTGGCAGATTTCTGGCATACACCCACACCGCCCAACCCGCAGCTATTCAACTATTTCTACCGCACCGTGATGCATGCCACCCAGGTCAACGGCGGCTTTTATTGCCAGCCAAGTATCGACCTTGCGGTCAATAACGCCACGCGAATCCTGGAAGCCTGCCCATCACCACTGGAAGCCCTATTGCCCTGA